A part of Capsicum annuum cultivar UCD-10X-F1 chromosome 6, UCD10Xv1.1, whole genome shotgun sequence genomic DNA contains:
- the LOC107872952 gene encoding uncharacterized protein C57A10.07: MKKNYSFGSGSPKSFQAYPRTDFDLESGTVKRSRKSKRSNYFYPIKMLKSLGKRIHNYYKLYPARLFVFSLLIGVIILIVLSVSESRFRMMSNYAKFDMGVVDAYPFSKFRNLVMVAGHSVYTSSSCQKVDKEDSWFLESYQKHPGQAATFVDHIRKGVEITAADDDALLLFSGGETRKDAGPRSEAQSYWTVAESKGWFGKQESVRGRALTEEHARDSFENLLFSVCRFRELTGTYPQNITVVGYDFKEKRFKQLHRSAIGFPEKSFFYSGTSSSQTSREAALKGEALVRTQFKEDPYGCKGSLRRKKLGRDPFHRSVPYPNGCPEIEGLFRYCGTAPYPGSLPWA, from the exons ATGAAGAAAAACTATTCATTTGGTTCTGGTAGTCCTAAATCTTTCCAGGCCTATCCAAGAACCGATTTCGACTTGGAATCTGGGACCGTTAAAAGATCAAGAAAGTCAAaaagatcaaattatttttaccCAATCAAGATGCTTAAATCATTGGGAAAAAGAATTCATAATTATTACAAGCTTTACCCAGCTAGACTGTTTGTGTTTTCCTTGTTAATTGGGGTTATTATTCTCATTGTATTATCTGTTTCCGAAAGTCGATTTCGTATGATGAGCAATTATGCAAAATTTGATATGGGTGTTGTTGATGCATATCCGTTTTCTAAGTTTAGGAATCTTGTTATGGTTGCTGGACATTCAGTTTATACAAGTAGTAGTTGTCAGAAAGTTGATAAGGAGGATTCTTGGTTTTTAGAGTCTTATCAGAAACATCCTGGTCAAGCTGCAACGTTTGTTGATCATATACGAAAAGGGGTTGAAATTACAGCTGCTGATGATGATGCATTGCTCCTATTTAGTGGTGGTGAGACTAGGAAAGATGCCGGGCCGAGAAGTGAAGCTCAAAGTTATTGGACTGTTGCTGAATCTAAAGGGTGGTTTG GCAAACAAGAAAGTGTAAGAGGGAGGGCACTCACCGAAGAGCATGCTAGAGACAGTTTTGAGAATCTTCTCTTTAGTGTTTGTCGGTTCAGGGAGCTTACTGGAACATATCCACAGAATATAACT GTTGTAGGCTATGATTTCAAGGAGAAGAGATTTAAGCAACTGCATCGGTCTGCAATTGGATTTCcagaaaaaagttttttttactCAGGGACATCATCTTCACAAACATCGAGAGAAGCAGCTTTAAAAGGAGAAGCACTGGTGAGAACACAGTTTAAAGAAGATCCTTACGGATGTAAAGGCTCTCTTCGTCGCAAGAAGCTTGGTCGTGATCCTTTTCATCGCTCGGTCCCTTATCCTAACGGATGTCCTGAAATTGAGGGTTTGTTCAGATATTGTGGAACAGCTCCATATCCAGGTTCCCTACCTTGGGCCTAG